The Styela clava chromosome 13, kaStyClav1.hap1.2, whole genome shotgun sequence genome has a window encoding:
- the LOC120332282 gene encoding putative E3 ubiquitin-protein ligase MGRN1 isoform X1 produces the protein MGSYLSRSNGEIQELDISTNSAYRYPPKAGNYFSSHFIMGGNKFETMQPEAYLFGENSDLNFLGPKPHNVPYKVSSPSQPVRALRCLVNIRKDSLRLVKVPSALNKTVTNEDAPVEQDRQIIAEEGEGPFLYNIEFTFDADCPCSITIYYNATEEMFNKNIIYAPDPARDCSDTVHFNPGCNQQFCLPTHRIDPAKLTKSKVDWTKGYTKIPIVIQVCADCGPTVVGHSHITYAEFYKPSDSTWSIRTVKQKQAIDGVCYLIQEIFGIENKAPTSQNTNDNEDDDDNDLDDDGSDCVVCLSETRDTLILPCKHLCLCSSCANQLRYQQSGCPICRQSFRALLQIRAVRKKTNQPPLTTESRNSERRDSNTEDNDGEDEAEVIVPVPPGYQVVPLIEAIKGDVVTSKPRAVPSLEPSTSVTNVTVVDETVRASTPDPSTCPSTSSGNVIQDEDVTNSDSDADEPKIHPESPVLVKEVAKSANEVEKENEDQQEHEENSEHEYAEIGLSANEDQQEHEETPEHDYTEISLSGVSNTEEIGTESTESQKSIEEHLPESEEKGGTASEQPSSSMEYQINKDGSIEI, from the exons ATGGGATCTTACTTGAGTCGAAGTAATGGCGAGATTCAAGAGCTGGATATATCTACGAATTCTGCTTACCGATATCCTCCAAAAGCAg GAAATTATTTTTCATCACATTTTATCATGGGTgggaataaatttgaaacgatGCAACCTGAAGCTTACTTGTTCGGTGAAAATTCAGACTTGAATTTTCTGGGACCAAAACCTCACAAT GTTCCTTACAAAGTGTCGTCACCAAGCCAGCCAGTACGAGCTCTTCGATGTTTAGTCAACATACGAAAAGATTCATTGAGACTTGTCAA AGTACCGAGTGCTTTGAATAAAACAGTAACAAATGAAGATGCACCAGTGGAGCAAGATCGACAAATTATAGCAGAGGAAGGGGAAGGACCCTTCCTGTACAATATTGAATTCACATTTGATGCTGACTGTCCATGCTCCATCACTATTTATTACAACGCCACTGAAGAGATGTTCAATAAGAATATTAT ATATGCTCCTGACCCGGCTCGAGATTGTTCAGACACAGTGCATTTCAATCCTGGATGCAACCAGCAATTTTGTCTTCCGACACATCGAATTGATCCAGCTAAATTAACGAAGTCAAAAGTAGAT TGGACCAAAGGGTATACAAAGATTCCAATTGTTATTCAAGTATGCGCCGACTGTGGACCAACAGTGGTAGGACATAGTCATATCACCTATGCAGAATTTTACAAG CCATCAGACAGCACATGGTCAATCAGAACTGTAAAGCAGAAGCAAGCA ATTGATGGTGTGTGCTACCTTATTCaagaaatatttggaattgaaaaCAAAGCTCCTACGAGCCAGAATACAAATGATAATGAAGATGACGATGATAATGATTTAGATGACGATGGTTCTGATTGCGTCGTTTGTTTATCAGAAACCAGAGACACTCTGATATTACCATGCAAACATTTGTGCTTATGCAGTTCTTGTG CAAACCAACTGAGATATCAGCAAAGTGGCTGTCCAATATGTCGACAATCTTTTCGAGCTTTACTGCAAATACGAGCAGTGagaaagaaaacaaatcaaCCACCTCTGACAACTGAGTCGAGAAATTCAGAACGTCGGGACTCTAATACAG AAGATAATGATGGGGAAGATGAAGCAGAAGTCATTGTACCAGTACCGCCAGGTTATCAAGTTGTTCCTCTCATTGAAGCAATCAAAGGTGATGTCGTGACGTCAAAGCCAAGAG CTGTGCCAAGTCTTGAACCCTCAACATCGGTAACAAATGTAACGGTTGTTGATGAGACAGTTCGAGCTTCAACTCCAGATCCATCAACTTGTCCTTCAACAAGTTCAGGAAATGTAATACAAGATGAAGATGTCACTAATTCTGATAGTGATGCCGATGAACCTAAAATCCACCCGGAAAGCCCTGTTCTTGTGAAG GAAGTTGCTAAATCTGCAAATGAGGTTGAAAAAG AAAATGAAGACCAGCAAGAACATGAAGAGAATTCAGAGCATGAATATGCTGAAATCGGTCTTTCAG CAAATGAAGACCAACAAGAACATGAAGAGACTCCAGAGCATGACTATACTGAAATCAGTCTTTCAG GTGTATCGAATACTGAAGAAATTGGCACAGAAAGTACTGAAAGCCAGAAAAGTATAGAAGAACATTTGCCTGAATCTGAAGAAAAAGGAGGTACTGCATCAGAGCAG
- the LOC120332282 gene encoding E3 ubiquitin-protein ligase MGRN1-like isoform X2: MGSYLSRSNGEIQELDISTNSAYRYPPKAGNYFSSHFIMGGNKFETMQPEAYLFGENSDLNFLGPKPHNVPYKVSSPSQPVRALRCLVNIRKDSLRLVKVPSALNKTVTNEDAPVEQDRQIIAEEGEGPFLYNIEFTFDADCPCSITIYYNATEEMFNKNIIYAPDPARDCSDTVHFNPGCNQQFCLPTHRIDPAKLTKSKVDWTKGYTKIPIVIQVCADCGPTVVGHSHITYAEFYKPSDSTWSIRTVKQKQAIDGVCYLIQEIFGIENKAPTSQNTNDNEDDDDNDLDDDGSDCVVCLSETRDTLILPCKHLCLCSSCANQLRYQQSGCPICRQSFRALLQIRAVRKKTNQPPLTTESRNSERRDSNTDNDGEDEAEVIVPVPPGYQVVPLIEAIKGDVVTSKPRAVPSLEPSTSVTNVTVVDETVRASTPDPSTCPSTSSGNVIQDEDVTNSDSDADEPKIHPESPVLVKEVAKSANEVEKENEDQQEHEENSEHEYAEIGLSANEDQQEHEETPEHDYTEISLSGVSNTEEIGTESTESQKSIEEHLPESEEKGGTASEQPSSSMEYQINKDGSIEI; the protein is encoded by the exons ATGGGATCTTACTTGAGTCGAAGTAATGGCGAGATTCAAGAGCTGGATATATCTACGAATTCTGCTTACCGATATCCTCCAAAAGCAg GAAATTATTTTTCATCACATTTTATCATGGGTgggaataaatttgaaacgatGCAACCTGAAGCTTACTTGTTCGGTGAAAATTCAGACTTGAATTTTCTGGGACCAAAACCTCACAAT GTTCCTTACAAAGTGTCGTCACCAAGCCAGCCAGTACGAGCTCTTCGATGTTTAGTCAACATACGAAAAGATTCATTGAGACTTGTCAA AGTACCGAGTGCTTTGAATAAAACAGTAACAAATGAAGATGCACCAGTGGAGCAAGATCGACAAATTATAGCAGAGGAAGGGGAAGGACCCTTCCTGTACAATATTGAATTCACATTTGATGCTGACTGTCCATGCTCCATCACTATTTATTACAACGCCACTGAAGAGATGTTCAATAAGAATATTAT ATATGCTCCTGACCCGGCTCGAGATTGTTCAGACACAGTGCATTTCAATCCTGGATGCAACCAGCAATTTTGTCTTCCGACACATCGAATTGATCCAGCTAAATTAACGAAGTCAAAAGTAGAT TGGACCAAAGGGTATACAAAGATTCCAATTGTTATTCAAGTATGCGCCGACTGTGGACCAACAGTGGTAGGACATAGTCATATCACCTATGCAGAATTTTACAAG CCATCAGACAGCACATGGTCAATCAGAACTGTAAAGCAGAAGCAAGCA ATTGATGGTGTGTGCTACCTTATTCaagaaatatttggaattgaaaaCAAAGCTCCTACGAGCCAGAATACAAATGATAATGAAGATGACGATGATAATGATTTAGATGACGATGGTTCTGATTGCGTCGTTTGTTTATCAGAAACCAGAGACACTCTGATATTACCATGCAAACATTTGTGCTTATGCAGTTCTTGTG CAAACCAACTGAGATATCAGCAAAGTGGCTGTCCAATATGTCGACAATCTTTTCGAGCTTTACTGCAAATACGAGCAGTGagaaagaaaacaaatcaaCCACCTCTGACAACTGAGTCGAGAAATTCAGAACGTCGGGACTCTAATACAG ATAATGATGGGGAAGATGAAGCAGAAGTCATTGTACCAGTACCGCCAGGTTATCAAGTTGTTCCTCTCATTGAAGCAATCAAAGGTGATGTCGTGACGTCAAAGCCAAGAG CTGTGCCAAGTCTTGAACCCTCAACATCGGTAACAAATGTAACGGTTGTTGATGAGACAGTTCGAGCTTCAACTCCAGATCCATCAACTTGTCCTTCAACAAGTTCAGGAAATGTAATACAAGATGAAGATGTCACTAATTCTGATAGTGATGCCGATGAACCTAAAATCCACCCGGAAAGCCCTGTTCTTGTGAAG GAAGTTGCTAAATCTGCAAATGAGGTTGAAAAAG AAAATGAAGACCAGCAAGAACATGAAGAGAATTCAGAGCATGAATATGCTGAAATCGGTCTTTCAG CAAATGAAGACCAACAAGAACATGAAGAGACTCCAGAGCATGACTATACTGAAATCAGTCTTTCAG GTGTATCGAATACTGAAGAAATTGGCACAGAAAGTACTGAAAGCCAGAAAAGTATAGAAGAACATTTGCCTGAATCTGAAGAAAAAGGAGGTACTGCATCAGAGCAG